A genomic window from Gemmatimonadaceae bacterium includes:
- a CDS encoding D-aminoacylase translates to MSRLSLRRPLTTTLALFALLTGCRGKAAYDVVIRHGTVYDGSGMPPVQGDVAIVGDSIVAIGTVTGAGTTEIDATGMAVAPGFINMLSWSNESLIADGKTQGEIRQGVTLEVMGEGDSMGPVSDTLLADMTNSQGDIKYPVTWRTLRGYQDSLVKKGISTNIASFVGATTVRINHVGWANREPTPEELKAMQAEVRQAMEEGALGVGSSLIYAPAFYAKTPELIALVEAAAPYGGMYISHLRSEGARFEQAVDELIAIAQATGARAEIYHLKAAGEANWPKMARVLAKIDSARAKGLEITADMYPYTAGATGLDAAMPPWVQEGGYAAWAKRLQDPAIRRKVAQEMRTPTDQWESLLLMSGSPERVILTGFKNDTLKHYAGQTLAAVAKIRGTSPEETAMDLVVQDGSRVGTIYFIIDEDNLVMGMKQPWVSFGSDAASMALEGVFLKSSTHPRAYGTFARELGKYVRDEQVLTLTEAIRRMTSLPAMNLRLARRGQLKPGFYADVVVFNPQTIRDNATFEVPHQYASGMRDVLVNGVPVLRNGEHTGATPGRVVLGPGAKR, encoded by the coding sequence ATGTCTCGACTCTCCCTGCGGCGCCCGCTGACGACCACGCTCGCGCTGTTCGCGCTGCTGACCGGCTGCCGCGGCAAGGCCGCCTATGATGTGGTCATTCGTCATGGCACCGTGTACGACGGGTCGGGGATGCCGCCGGTGCAGGGGGACGTCGCGATCGTGGGCGATTCCATCGTGGCCATCGGCACCGTGACCGGGGCGGGCACGACCGAGATCGACGCCACGGGCATGGCAGTGGCGCCCGGCTTCATCAACATGCTGAGCTGGTCCAACGAATCGCTCATCGCCGACGGCAAGACCCAGGGGGAGATCCGGCAGGGCGTCACGCTCGAGGTCATGGGCGAGGGCGACTCGATGGGCCCGGTATCGGATACGCTGCTTGCCGACATGACGAACAGTCAGGGCGACATCAAGTACCCGGTGACCTGGCGCACGCTGCGCGGCTATCAGGACTCGCTGGTGAAGAAGGGGATCAGCACGAACATCGCGTCGTTCGTGGGCGCGACGACGGTCCGCATCAATCACGTGGGGTGGGCCAATCGCGAGCCCACGCCCGAGGAACTCAAGGCGATGCAGGCCGAGGTGCGCCAGGCCATGGAAGAGGGCGCGCTCGGGGTGGGCTCGTCGCTCATCTACGCGCCGGCGTTCTATGCAAAGACTCCGGAGTTGATCGCGCTCGTGGAAGCCGCCGCGCCGTACGGCGGCATGTACATCTCGCATCTGCGCAGCGAAGGGGCGCGCTTCGAGCAGGCGGTCGACGAACTCATCGCGATCGCGCAGGCCACCGGCGCGCGGGCGGAGATCTATCATCTCAAGGCCGCCGGCGAAGCGAACTGGCCCAAGATGGCGCGCGTGCTGGCCAAGATCGACTCGGCGCGCGCGAAGGGGCTCGAGATCACCGCCGACATGTACCCCTATACCGCGGGGGCGACCGGGCTCGATGCCGCGATGCCCCCCTGGGTGCAGGAGGGCGGCTACGCGGCGTGGGCCAAGCGACTGCAGGATCCGGCCATTCGCCGGAAGGTCGCGCAGGAGATGCGCACGCCCACCGACCAGTGGGAGAGCCTGCTGCTCATGTCCGGCAGCCCGGAGCGCGTGATCCTCACTGGCTTCAAGAACGACACGCTCAAGCACTATGCGGGCCAGACGCTCGCCGCCGTGGCCAAGATCCGCGGGACCTCGCCCGAAGAGACGGCCATGGACCTCGTGGTGCAGGACGGCAGCCGTGTCGGGACGATCTACTTCATCATCGATGAGGACAATCTCGTGATGGGGATGAAGCAGCCGTGGGTCAGCTTCGGGTCGGATGCCGCCTCCATGGCGCTCGAAGGCGTCTTCCTCAAGAGCAGCACGCACCCGCGAGCGTATGGGACGTTCGCGCGCGAACTCGGCAAGTATGTACGCGATGAGCAGGTGCTCACGCTCACGGAAGCCATTCGCCGCATGACGAGCCTACCGGCGATGAATCTGCGCCTCGCCCGCCGGGGGCAGCTCAAGCCGGGGTTCTACGCCGACGTGGTGGTCTTCAACCCGCAGACGATTCGCGATAATGCCACCTTTGAAGTGCCGCACCAGTACGCGAGCGGGATGCGCGATGTGCTCGTGAACGGCGTGCCGGTGCTCCGCAATGGCGAACATACCGGCGCCACGCCGGGGCGCGTCGTGCTCGGCCCGGGGGCCAAGCGATGA
- a CDS encoding carbonic anhydrase, with protein MDNFRRIIQNNREWATAMKAADPAYFDKKALRQEPLFLYIGCADSRVPANVVTGTEPGELFVHRNIANVVLPSDLNAMSVLQFAVEVLHVQHVIVTGHYGCGGVRAALTGESYGLVDHWLQPIRNVIRWNKAQLDAISDDKERSDRVVELNVLEQLYHLSETPIIQHAWEKGNRPLLHGLVYDIHEGILREIATGIDSQEKADQLAARRFAGQPLAH; from the coding sequence ATGGACAACTTCCGCCGGATCATCCAGAACAACCGCGAGTGGGCCACGGCCATGAAGGCAGCCGACCCGGCGTACTTCGACAAGAAGGCGCTGCGGCAGGAACCACTCTTCCTGTACATCGGCTGCGCCGACAGCCGGGTCCCCGCCAACGTCGTCACCGGCACCGAGCCCGGCGAACTGTTCGTCCATCGCAACATCGCCAATGTGGTCCTGCCGAGCGATCTCAATGCGATGAGCGTGCTCCAGTTCGCGGTGGAGGTGCTCCATGTGCAGCACGTGATCGTGACGGGGCACTATGGGTGCGGTGGGGTGCGGGCGGCGCTGACCGGCGAGTCGTACGGACTCGTGGATCACTGGTTGCAGCCCATCCGCAACGTGATTCGCTGGAACAAGGCGCAACTGGACGCCATCAGCGACGACAAGGAGCGGTCGGATCGGGTGGTGGAGCTCAACGTCCTCGAGCAGCTCTACCACCTCTCCGAAACGCCCATCATTCAGCACGCGTGGGAGAAGGGGAACCGCCCGCTGCTGCACGGGCTGGTGTACGACATCCATGAGGGCATCCTGCGGGAGATCGCCACCGGCATCGACTCCCAGGAGAAGGCGGACCAGCTGGCGGCGCGCCGCTTCGCCGGGCAGCCCCTCGCCCATTAG
- the ffh gene encoding signal recognition particle protein, whose translation MFDELSDKLGNVFAKLRGRGVLTEADIKDGMREVRRVLLEADVNFALTREFLERVEKQAVGVLQLKTVQPAQQLVKIVHDELTAMLGGAREPLKMSSVPPTIVMMVGLQGSGKTTTAGKLARKLKLEHKSTRLVAADVYRPAAIDQLETLGKALDVPVYADRTTQDVVKIAKAGIDQGVRNRDRVVIVDTAGRLQIDADMMDELKRLKAAIKPDEILFVADGMTGQEAVKIAQGFHEALDVTGVILTKLDGDARGGAALSIYGVLKKPIKYIGVGEKPDALEEFHPERMAGRILQMGDIVSLVEKAQESFDAAEAKKLEKKVRKEGMDLEDFLTAMRQMQKLGPLENLLKLLPGVNSKMLKDIKVDPKRMKHIEAIVLSMTPQERKKPEILNGSRRARIAKGCGRPVNEVNRLLEQFRDMQKMMKKMGAGGGGKGGGMPRLPFGGGGMFGMR comes from the coding sequence ATGTTCGACGAACTTTCCGACAAACTCGGCAACGTCTTCGCGAAGCTTCGCGGCCGCGGCGTTCTGACCGAGGCCGATATCAAGGACGGGATGCGCGAGGTCCGCCGCGTCCTGCTCGAAGCCGACGTCAACTTTGCGCTGACGCGCGAGTTCCTGGAGCGGGTCGAGAAGCAGGCCGTGGGCGTGCTGCAGCTCAAGACCGTCCAGCCGGCGCAGCAGCTGGTGAAGATCGTCCACGACGAGCTCACGGCGATGCTGGGTGGCGCGCGCGAGCCGCTCAAGATGAGCTCGGTGCCGCCGACCATCGTCATGATGGTCGGCCTGCAGGGGTCGGGTAAGACGACCACGGCCGGCAAGCTGGCGCGCAAGCTCAAGCTCGAGCACAAGAGCACGCGCCTCGTCGCCGCCGACGTCTATCGCCCGGCCGCCATCGACCAGCTCGAAACGCTCGGCAAGGCGCTCGATGTGCCGGTGTACGCGGATCGCACCACGCAGGACGTGGTCAAGATCGCGAAGGCCGGTATCGATCAGGGCGTGCGGAACCGTGATCGCGTCGTCATCGTGGACACGGCCGGCCGCCTGCAGATCGACGCCGACATGATGGACGAGCTCAAGCGGCTCAAGGCGGCGATCAAGCCGGATGAGATCCTGTTCGTGGCCGACGGCATGACGGGCCAGGAAGCGGTGAAGATCGCGCAGGGCTTCCACGAGGCCCTCGACGTCACCGGCGTGATCCTCACGAAGCTCGATGGCGACGCTCGTGGTGGTGCGGCGCTCTCGATCTACGGCGTGCTGAAGAAGCCGATCAAGTACATCGGCGTGGGCGAGAAGCCCGATGCCCTCGAGGAGTTCCACCCCGAGCGCATGGCCGGCCGCATTCTCCAGATGGGCGACATCGTCTCGCTCGTGGAGAAGGCGCAGGAGTCGTTCGACGCCGCCGAAGCGAAGAAGCTCGAGAAGAAGGTCCGCAAGGAAGGGATGGATCTCGAGGACTTCCTCACGGCCATGCGCCAGATGCAGAAGCTCGGCCCCCTCGAGAACCTGCTCAAGCTGCTCCCGGGCGTGAACTCGAAGATGCTCAAGGACATCAAGGTGGACCCGAAGCGTATGAAGCACATCGAGGCCATCGTGTTGAGCATGACGCCGCAGGAACGGAAGAAGCCCGAGATCCTCAACGGCTCGCGCCGCGCGCGCATCGCGAAGGGGTGCGGCCGCCCGGTGAACGAGGTGAACCGCCTCCTTGAGCAGTTCCGCGATATGCAGAAGATGATGAAGAAGATGGGCGCCGGCGGCGGCGGAAAGGGCGGCGGCATGCCGCGGCTGCCGTTTGGCGGCGGCGGGATGTTTGGGATGCGGTAG
- the lon gene encoding endopeptidase La translates to MSRPNAKFPAIAMPRGQRKEEILRAELPPTLPLMALRSTIVYPLGTIAVQMGAPENLALLRAHEESGLVVALVVASGDGDDAIDPNRFVGRVGVAARVHERINLPGDTVQITLQGLRRITIDAIDQVTPYAIAQIQGAKESPADAAELDELVARTVAAAETLAELVDRIPNEVPQILKMNVSDPGRFADLAATNMNLRIADKEEVLQRLDIGQRIRFILSRLEREVARARVMEDVKKQTEIKIEQHQREFYLRQQLRAIQAELGEADPNEKESVDLLRKIEDAKLPEKVATEARRETERLRMLSPASSEFQVLRTYLDWVLALPWNARSSSDQDIALAKVEEALDERHYGLDEAKERIIEYLAVRKLRGGDPTGPILCFVGPPGTGKTSLGEAIANSIGREFYRISVGGVRDEAEIRGHRRTYVGSMPGLLLQALRRVEVRDPVIMIDEIDKMSHGGPSGDPTAAMLEVLDPSQNTTFVDHYLNLPFDLSSVLFICTANNLFDIPGPLRDRMEVIRIAGYTIEEKVEIAQRYLIPRLLEDHGLTSEDLHLSEAVLSFITSRYSREAGLRTFERSIASLMRKRARAKADGDDSAWEMSVARVEEILGAPRFAMEEAEKEPEIGAVTGLAWTSTGGELMTIEALRMPGTGKLTVTGQLGDVMRESVDAAYSFVRSRAATLGIDDREFREADMHLHFPAGSIPKDGPSAGIAVTLALASALSRRPVRRDLALTGEVTLRGRVLEIGGVKEKVLAAYRAGLREVIMPKGNEKDVRDVPQEVRDKMAFTFASTMDEVLHLALLPHPSPVKADARPNGDDGFTDREVVSELH, encoded by the coding sequence GTGTCCCGACCGAACGCCAAGTTTCCCGCCATCGCGATGCCCCGTGGCCAGCGGAAGGAGGAAATCCTTCGCGCTGAGCTGCCGCCGACGCTGCCCCTGATGGCGCTGCGCTCCACGATCGTGTATCCCCTGGGAACGATCGCGGTGCAGATGGGCGCCCCGGAAAACCTCGCGCTGCTCCGCGCGCACGAGGAGTCGGGGTTGGTGGTCGCGCTGGTCGTGGCGTCCGGCGACGGCGATGATGCGATCGACCCGAACCGCTTCGTGGGGCGCGTGGGCGTGGCCGCTCGCGTGCACGAGCGGATCAACCTGCCGGGTGACACGGTCCAGATCACGCTCCAGGGGCTCCGGCGCATCACGATCGACGCGATCGATCAGGTCACGCCCTACGCCATCGCGCAGATCCAGGGGGCCAAGGAATCGCCGGCGGATGCGGCCGAACTCGACGAGCTCGTGGCCCGCACCGTGGCCGCCGCGGAAACGCTGGCCGAGCTGGTGGACCGTATCCCGAACGAGGTGCCGCAGATCCTTAAGATGAACGTCTCCGACCCGGGGCGTTTCGCGGATCTGGCCGCCACCAACATGAACCTCCGCATCGCCGACAAGGAGGAGGTGCTGCAGCGCCTCGACATCGGCCAGCGCATCCGGTTCATCCTCTCGCGCCTCGAGCGCGAAGTGGCGCGCGCCCGCGTCATGGAAGACGTGAAGAAGCAGACCGAGATCAAGATCGAGCAGCACCAGCGGGAGTTCTATCTCCGCCAGCAGCTGCGCGCCATTCAGGCCGAACTTGGCGAAGCCGATCCGAACGAAAAGGAATCGGTGGATCTGCTGCGCAAGATCGAAGACGCCAAGCTGCCGGAGAAGGTGGCGACCGAAGCGCGCCGCGAAACCGAGCGCCTGCGCATGCTGTCGCCGGCGTCGAGCGAGTTTCAGGTGCTGCGCACCTATCTCGACTGGGTCCTCGCGCTCCCCTGGAACGCGCGCAGTTCGAGCGATCAGGACATCGCGCTCGCCAAGGTCGAGGAGGCGCTCGACGAGCGGCATTACGGGCTCGACGAGGCCAAGGAGCGCATCATCGAGTACCTCGCCGTGCGCAAGCTGCGCGGCGGCGATCCGACCGGCCCCATTCTCTGCTTCGTGGGCCCGCCGGGCACCGGCAAGACCTCCCTCGGCGAAGCCATCGCCAACTCCATCGGCCGCGAGTTCTATCGCATCTCGGTGGGTGGCGTCCGCGACGAAGCCGAGATCCGCGGCCATCGCCGCACGTACGTGGGCTCGATGCCCGGGCTGCTCCTGCAGGCGCTCCGCCGCGTGGAGGTCCGCGACCCGGTCATCATGATCGACGAGATCGACAAGATGTCGCACGGCGGCCCCTCGGGCGATCCGACCGCCGCCATGCTCGAAGTGCTCGACCCGAGTCAGAACACCACGTTCGTCGATCATTACCTGAACCTGCCGTTCGACCTGTCGAGCGTGCTGTTCATCTGCACGGCCAACAACCTTTTCGACATCCCGGGCCCGTTGCGCGATCGCATGGAAGTGATCCGCATCGCCGGCTACACGATCGAAGAGAAGGTCGAAATCGCGCAGCGCTACCTCATTCCGCGGCTGCTCGAGGATCACGGGCTCACCAGCGAAGACCTGCACCTGAGCGAAGCGGTGCTGAGCTTCATCACGTCGCGCTATTCCCGCGAGGCGGGGCTCCGCACCTTCGAGCGCTCCATCGCCTCGCTCATGCGCAAGCGCGCGCGCGCGAAGGCCGACGGCGACGACAGCGCGTGGGAGATGAGCGTGGCCCGCGTCGAGGAAATCCTCGGGGCCCCGCGCTTCGCCATGGAAGAAGCCGAAAAGGAGCCGGAGATCGGCGCCGTTACCGGCCTCGCCTGGACGAGCACCGGCGGCGAACTCATGACCATCGAAGCGCTGCGCATGCCCGGCACCGGCAAGCTCACGGTCACCGGCCAGCTGGGTGATGTGATGCGCGAATCGGTGGATGCCGCGTACAGCTTCGTCCGCTCGCGCGCCGCGACGCTTGGCATCGATGATCGCGAGTTCCGCGAAGCCGACATGCACCTGCACTTCCCCGCCGGCTCCATCCCCAAGGATGGCCCGAGCGCCGGCATCGCCGTCACGCTCGCCCTCGCCAGCGCGCTCTCACGCCGCCCCGTGCGCCGCGACCTCGCGCTGACGGGCGAAGTCACCCTGCGCGGCCGCGTCCTCGAGATCGGCGGCGTGAAGGAGAAGGTCCTCGCGGCATATCGCGCGGGCCTTCGCGAGGTGATCATGCCCAAGGGCAACGAGAAGGACGTCCGCGACGTGCCGCAGGAGGTGCGCGACAAGATGGCGTTCACCTTCGCAAGCACGATGGATGAGGTGCTGCACCTGGCGCTGCTGCCGCATCCCTCGCCGGTGAAGGCCGACGCGCGCCCCAATGGCGACGACGGCTTTACCGATCGCGAGGTCGTCTCCGAGCTACACTAG
- a CDS encoding DUF445 domain-containing protein, translating to MSELVTAEADLPAALRITPDDEVRRVRLRQMKRVATIMLVVVALAFLVTRYYESRYPWLGYLRAFCEAAMVGGIADWFAVTALFRHPLGLPIPHTAIVPSRKDRIGTALGNFVQRNFLTRDVVASKLAAMRLGERAAQWLARPENSRRLARAAAHGLSGAANVMRDDDVQELVDRGIVSRLRRLQAAPLMARVFELLTAGGRHQALLDDALRLAARFLDENEEMIRERIRQESPWWVPGSVENRLGDKIVSGVEKTLVAVAADPTHPLRERYNEAVERFVVNLRENPETIARAEQIKLDVLNHPSVAEFSREVWGEVKERIAQYAEKLGEDTEAEPDQLERWLAGLGTKVLEDPVLADKVNGWIVELVTYSVEQAREEVAKLIATTVAAWDADATSRKIELQIGRDLQFIRINGTIVGGLVGVLLYAVSKALV from the coding sequence ATGAGTGAGCTCGTGACGGCCGAGGCCGACCTCCCCGCGGCGCTCCGCATCACTCCCGACGACGAAGTCCGTCGGGTCCGGCTGCGGCAGATGAAGCGCGTCGCGACCATCATGCTGGTGGTGGTCGCGCTCGCGTTCCTGGTGACGCGCTATTACGAGAGCCGGTATCCCTGGCTGGGCTATCTGCGCGCGTTCTGCGAGGCGGCCATGGTGGGTGGCATTGCCGACTGGTTCGCCGTCACGGCGCTCTTCCGGCATCCGCTGGGGCTGCCGATCCCCCACACCGCCATCGTCCCCAGCCGCAAGGACCGCATCGGGACGGCGCTCGGCAACTTCGTCCAGCGCAACTTCCTCACGCGCGATGTCGTCGCGTCGAAGCTCGCCGCGATGCGCCTCGGGGAGCGCGCGGCGCAGTGGCTGGCGCGCCCGGAGAACAGTCGCCGCCTGGCGCGCGCCGCGGCGCACGGGCTGAGTGGCGCGGCCAATGTGATGCGCGACGACGATGTGCAGGAGCTGGTGGATCGCGGCATCGTCTCGCGCCTCCGCCGCCTGCAGGCGGCCCCGTTGATGGCGCGTGTCTTCGAGCTGCTCACGGCCGGCGGCCGTCATCAGGCGCTGCTCGATGATGCCCTGCGGCTCGCCGCTCGCTTCCTCGATGAGAACGAGGAGATGATCCGGGAGCGCATCCGTCAGGAGAGCCCCTGGTGGGTGCCGGGGTCAGTGGAGAACCGCCTCGGCGACAAGATTGTGAGCGGGGTGGAGAAGACGCTGGTGGCGGTGGCTGCCGACCCGACGCATCCGCTGCGTGAGCGTTACAACGAGGCGGTGGAGCGGTTCGTGGTGAACCTCCGCGAGAATCCGGAGACGATTGCCCGCGCCGAGCAGATCAAGCTCGATGTGCTCAACCACCCGAGCGTCGCGGAGTTCTCGCGCGAGGTGTGGGGCGAGGTCAAGGAGCGCATCGCGCAGTACGCCGAGAAGCTCGGCGAGGACACCGAGGCGGAGCCCGATCAGCTCGAGCGGTGGCTCGCGGGGCTTGGCACCAAGGTGCTCGAGGATCCCGTGCTCGCCGACAAGGTGAACGGCTGGATCGTGGAGCTGGTGACCTACTCGGTGGAGCAGGCGCGCGAAGAGGTGGCCAAGCTCATTGCCACCACCGTCGCGGCGTGGGATGCCGACGCGACGTCCCGCAAGATCGAACTGCAGATCGGGCGCGACCTGCAGTTCATTCGGATCAATGGGACGATTGTCGGCGGGCTGGTGGGCGTGTTGCTGTACGCGGTCAGCAAGGCGCTAGTGTAG
- a CDS encoding prepilin peptidase: MQEEIVYNGPLTAGIMGHLTFGEALFIFGFVFVIGASIGSFLNVCISRWPAELSVMRPASRCPQCERQIKWHENIPLLSWLLLGGKCRGCSLPISLQYPLVELLVALGWVAAFRGLGLTFEALRVSVFGTILFGIAVTDAKHYLIPDGFTVSGLVIVLGCAIANLFVEETSHFATPWAAFVGACAGAGAITIIGWIAEVIMKREAMGFGDTTLMAVVGAAVGAERAFLTIVAGAFVGAVTFVLIVGPIAKVRASRRGEEFAFPDVPFGVFLAPAALLVLLWGDALISWYVQRAFSA; encoded by the coding sequence ATGCAAGAGGAGATCGTCTACAACGGCCCGCTGACGGCGGGGATCATGGGGCACCTCACCTTCGGCGAGGCGCTCTTCATCTTCGGCTTCGTCTTCGTGATTGGTGCCTCGATCGGGTCGTTCCTGAACGTGTGCATCTCGCGCTGGCCGGCCGAACTGAGTGTCATGCGCCCCGCGTCGCGCTGTCCGCAGTGCGAGCGCCAGATCAAGTGGCACGAGAACATCCCGCTGCTCAGCTGGTTACTGCTGGGCGGCAAGTGCCGCGGGTGCAGCCTGCCGATCTCGCTCCAGTACCCGTTGGTGGAACTGCTGGTCGCCTTGGGCTGGGTGGCCGCCTTTCGCGGGCTCGGGCTCACCTTCGAAGCGCTGCGCGTGTCGGTCTTCGGCACGATTCTCTTTGGCATCGCCGTGACCGATGCCAAGCACTATCTGATCCCCGACGGCTTCACGGTGAGTGGGCTGGTCATCGTGCTGGGGTGTGCGATTGCCAATCTCTTCGTGGAAGAGACCAGTCACTTCGCGACCCCCTGGGCCGCCTTCGTGGGCGCGTGTGCGGGTGCCGGCGCCATCACGATCATCGGATGGATCGCCGAAGTGATCATGAAGCGCGAGGCCATGGGCTTTGGCGATACCACGCTGATGGCGGTCGTGGGTGCCGCCGTGGGCGCCGAGCGGGCCTTCCTCACGATCGTGGCCGGTGCCTTCGTGGGCGCGGTGACGTTCGTGCTGATCGTCGGCCCGATTGCGAAGGTGCGCGCCAGCCGCCGCGGTGAGGAGTTCGCCTTTCCGGATGTCCCCTTTGGCGTCTTCCTTGCGCCTGCTGCGCTGCTGGTCTTGCTTTGGGGGGACGCGCTGATTTCCTGGTACGTACAGCGCGCGTTTTCCGCCTGA
- a CDS encoding RNA methyltransferase, whose protein sequence is MKLLTLARDLQRRKARERHQQFVAEGVRTVESLLASPCPVDGVLVAEDARDDVRVAALIDLAEGRGIAVRTVTAREFESAADTDAPQGVLAVAHMPEAALTPPTGPSARYLVLDALQDPGNVGTVVRTAAALGVTATIALPGTVDVWNAKVVRSAMGALFTHTVVATDWDRCQAFLAEQGAPCWAADMDGQSIDALDRAALPARLALVVSNEGAGLSPHIEAAVAARVAIPMAPGIESLNVAVATGILLQALRPVRLPATGAVPVA, encoded by the coding sequence GTGAAGCTGCTCACACTCGCCCGAGATCTGCAACGCCGGAAGGCCCGCGAACGGCACCAGCAGTTCGTGGCCGAAGGCGTGCGGACCGTGGAAAGCCTGCTGGCGTCGCCGTGCCCGGTGGACGGGGTGCTCGTGGCCGAGGACGCCCGTGACGACGTGCGCGTCGCGGCGCTGATCGACCTGGCCGAGGGGCGGGGGATCGCCGTGCGGACCGTGACGGCGCGCGAGTTCGAAAGCGCGGCCGATACCGATGCGCCGCAGGGGGTGCTGGCCGTGGCCCACATGCCCGAGGCGGCGCTGACGCCGCCGACCGGTCCCTCGGCGCGCTACCTGGTGCTCGACGCCCTGCAGGATCCGGGGAATGTCGGCACGGTGGTCCGAACGGCCGCGGCGCTGGGGGTGACCGCCACGATCGCCCTCCCGGGGACCGTGGATGTCTGGAACGCCAAGGTGGTCCGGAGCGCCATGGGTGCGCTCTTTACCCACACGGTGGTGGCGACGGATTGGGACCGGTGCCAGGCGTTCCTGGCGGAGCAGGGCGCCCCCTGCTGGGCCGCCGACATGGATGGGCAGTCCATCGACGCGCTGGATCGGGCGGCGCTGCCGGCACGGCTGGCGCTCGTGGTGAGCAACGAAGGCGCCGGCCTGTCCCCACATATCGAGGCGGCGGTGGCCGCCCGGGTCGCCATTCCGATGGCCCCCGGGATCGAGTCGCTCAATGTGGCCGTGGCCACCGGTATCCTGCTGCAGGCCCTGCGCCCGGTTCGGCTCCCGGCGACCGGGGCTGTGCCGGTGGCGTGA
- a CDS encoding M48 family metalloprotease — protein MIRPIFARYARTARPLAAAALMGASTFVVGCVPNTAEEVTLGNQYAQQVEQQLPMVRDPEVVRYINVLGDSIARVVDDRGLTWHFNVVDQSDINAFAVPGGHIYVNRGLIEKTTNMSELAGVIGHEIAHVTQRHSMKQMAAAQRANVGVTGLCILAPAACQGAGGALVQLGAGAGFAKFSRDDEAEADKFGVKYVTRAGIDPRGMPSMFRILLQERKQNPGALETWFASHPMEESRIAATEQEIKLIDPVILKSLTRDSRSFQAFKSRLASLPRTQTRSQR, from the coding sequence ATGATTCGTCCGATCTTTGCTCGCTACGCGCGCACGGCGCGGCCCCTGGCCGCTGCCGCGCTCATGGGGGCATCCACGTTCGTCGTGGGGTGCGTCCCCAATACGGCGGAGGAAGTCACGCTCGGCAACCAATACGCGCAGCAGGTCGAGCAGCAGTTGCCGATGGTGCGCGACCCCGAAGTCGTCCGCTACATCAACGTGCTCGGCGATTCCATCGCCCGCGTGGTCGACGACCGCGGCCTCACCTGGCACTTCAACGTGGTGGACCAGAGCGACATCAACGCGTTCGCGGTGCCCGGTGGGCACATCTACGTGAACCGTGGGCTCATCGAGAAGACCACCAACATGTCGGAGCTGGCCGGCGTGATCGGCCACGAGATCGCGCACGTCACGCAGCGCCACAGCATGAAGCAGATGGCCGCCGCCCAGCGGGCGAATGTGGGCGTGACCGGGCTGTGCATCCTCGCGCCGGCGGCCTGTCAGGGCGCCGGTGGCGCGCTCGTGCAGTTGGGCGCCGGCGCGGGCTTTGCCAAGTTCAGCCGCGACGACGAAGCCGAAGCCGACAAGTTCGGCGTGAAGTACGTCACCCGTGCCGGCATCGACCCGCGCGGTATGCCCAGCATGTTCCGCATCCTCCTGCAAGAGCGGAAGCAGAATCCCGGGGCGCTGGAGACGTGGTTCGCCTCGCACCCGATGGAAGAGAGCCGCATCGCCGCGACCGAGCAGGAGATCAAGCTGATCGATCCGGTGATCCTCAAGTCGCTCACGCGCGACTCGCGCAGCTTTCAGGCGTTCAAGTCACGCCTCGCCAGCTTGCCGCGCACCCAGACGCGCAGCCAGCGGTAG
- a CDS encoding purine-nucleoside phosphorylase, giving the protein MDFAVPAPKVGAEEAAAAAAYIRERSKIEIAPVAGIVLGSGLGGLAERIQNAVRIPFSHVPGFPTATVAGHAGQLLVGTLADRPVVALAGRFHMYEGQDAALAAFPVRVLKALGAPVYIASNAAGGVRRTFNAGDLMLIADHMNLMFRNPLIGATEPGDERFPDMSDPYDLSLRALMRDAAQQVGVPLHEGVYCGLLGPTYETPSEVRMLERLGVDAVGMSTVPEVIMARAIGMKVVAVSCITNKAAGLSHEKLSHAEVMEAGKAVAAHFEGLITEFVRRLP; this is encoded by the coding sequence ATGGATTTCGCCGTCCCCGCGCCCAAGGTCGGCGCCGAAGAGGCCGCGGCGGCAGCCGCCTATATCCGCGAGCGATCCAAGATCGAGATCGCGCCGGTGGCCGGCATCGTGCTGGGCTCCGGGCTCGGCGGCCTGGCCGAACGCATTCAGAACGCCGTGCGCATTCCGTTCTCGCACGTGCCCGGCTTTCCCACCGCGACGGTGGCCGGACACGCGGGGCAGTTGCTCGTGGGCACGCTGGCCGATCGACCGGTCGTCGCGCTCGCCGGTCGCTTCCACATGTATGAGGGGCAGGACGCCGCGCTGGCCGCCTTTCCGGTGCGCGTGCTCAAGGCGCTCGGCGCCCCGGTCTACATCGCCAGCAATGCCGCGGGCGGTGTGCGCCGTACGTTCAATGCCGGCGATCTCATGCTGATCGCCGATCACATGAACCTCATGTTCCGCAATCCGCTCATCGGTGCCACCGAGCCGGGAGACGAGCGCTTTCCGGACATGTCGGACCCGTATGACCTGTCGCTGCGCGCTCTGATGCGGGACGCCGCGCAGCAGGTTGGTGTGCCGCTGCACGAAGGCGTCTACTGCGGCTTGCTTGGCCCGACCTACGAAACGCCGAGCGAAGTGCGCATGCTCGAGCGGCTCGGCGTGGACGCCGTGGGGATGAGCACCGTGCCCGAGGTGATCATGGCGCGTGCGATCGGCATGAAGGTCGTGGCCGTTTCGTGCATCACCAACAAGGCCGCGGGGCTCAGCCACGAAAAGCTGAGCCACGCCGAAGTGATGGAAGCGGGGAAGGCCGTGGCGGCCCACTTCGAAGGGCTCATTACGGAGTTCGTGCGCCGGCTTCCCTGA